The Peribacillus sp. FSL E2-0218 genome contains a region encoding:
- a CDS encoding YtzH-like family protein has translation MPLSHEHQMSLLKDILTNHQSDCCGSVSECEQVERLVKSLMVNMDIDSNVKTILTEIYDYSQGGIGAADLDAHITTHQNDLSQWVDDIDQF, from the coding sequence ATGCCGCTTTCCCATGAACACCAAATGTCACTATTAAAGGATATATTGACCAACCATCAATCAGACTGCTGCGGGTCCGTTTCTGAATGCGAGCAGGTGGAAAGGCTCGTCAAATCCTTGATGGTCAACATGGATATCGATAGCAATGTGAAAACGATACTGACGGAGATTTACGACTACAGCCAGGGGGGCATCGGTGCCGCCGATTTAGATGCACATATTACGACCCACCAGAACGACCTGTCCCAGTGGGTGGATGATATCGATCAGTTCTGA